The genomic DNA GGTTGGCTTTAAGGGCTTCCACGAGTTCGGGGAAATAGCGCGTCATGGGCTTTTCGTTCCGGGACCCGATTTCGACGTCGTCCCCGTCCCGGAAAATGATGGAACGGAACCCGTCCCACTTGGGCTCGTAAAGATAGTCCCCCTCAGGGAGGGAACTGACCGCTTTGGCCAGCATGGGCGCAATGGGAGGCATCACCGGAAGTTGCATGAGCCCATTCTTATCCGAGCGGAGCCCGTTCCCCCAGCCCTGCGAGGAAGGCGGTAAGTAAATCCCTGCCCTGTTCCCAGTAGCCGACGCCGCTTTTCTCATTGATGTGGGCCAGTTCCCCCGCGCAGATCACGGGAACCCTCCATGCTCCGGCCATCGCCTCTGCTGCCGGCAACGCACAGTACGGGTCACTTTCGCTGGCCACGAGCAGAGCCGGAACGGGCAGCTCCTGCAGCCGCGGATTACGGAAGGTTCCGGCCGGTGCCGGGAAGGATGCGGCGGCGGGATCAGGCGGGCTGACGAGGAAGACGCCGCGGGCGCCACCGGGATTTCGCAGCAGCCATTCTGCGGCAGCCAGGCAGCCCAGGCTGTGCGCCACGAGCACGGTGTCTCCGTGCCGCTCTCCGGCGGCCCGGTCCAGCGCCGCCATCCAGTCCTCCAGCTCGGGTTCATCCCACGACGACGGCGCGAAACGGGTGACGTTGGGCAGCTCGGCTTCCCAGCGGCTCTGCCACTGGTCGGGTGGTGAGCCGTTGTAACCCGGGACCATGGTGATGTGCACTGTGCCTGTTTCCTTACGGTGGTTTCGCGGCGCCCGGCCGCGGGTCTGGACGGCCGGGAATACCGCAGAGTGCTCCGGCGCTGTGGCTGATATGAAACGAATAGGGTTCCTGTCCTTCGGACACTACCGGAACGCACTGGGGTCCCGGACGCCCAGTGCCCGGGACGCAGTATTGCAGCAGATCGAGCTGGCGGTAGCCGCGGAGGAAATCGGCGTCGACGGCGCGTACATGCGGGTGCACCACTTCGCCCCGCAGTTCTCCGCCCCGTTCCCCACGCTCGCCGCCATGGCCGCCCGGACCAGCAAAATCGAACTGGGCACCGGCGTGATCGATATGCGCTACATGAATCCGCTTTCGATGGCGGAAGATGCCGCAGTGGCGGACCTGATCAGCGGCGGACGGCTGCAGTTGGGCATCAGCCGGGGATCCCCCGAGCCTGCCCTGCGGGGCTATGAGTCCTTCGGTTACGTGCCAGGGCCGGACTCCACCGACGCGGACATGGCTCGCCAGCACACCGAGGTGTTCCGTGCCGCCATTGCCGGTGCCGGGGTGGCCCAGTCCGATCCGGCGATGACCGGGACCACCGCCCCCATGGCCATCGATCCCCTCTCCCCCGGTCTGCCTGAGCGCATCTGGTGGGGTTCGGGTACCCGCGCCACGGCGAAGTGGACCGGTGAGCAGGGCATGAACCTGATGAGCTCCACCCTGCTGACCGAAGACACCGGAGTTCCGTTCGACCAGCTGCAGGCCGAGCAGATCGAGGTCTACCGCAAGGCCTGGGCCGACGCCGGCCACCAGGGCACGCCGCGGGTCTCCGTGAGCCGCAGCGTCATCCCTCTGGTGACCGGGGAGGACCGGCATTACTTCGGTCTCCGCGCGCAGGCCGAGGGACGTGACCAGGTGGGCCACCTCGA from Arthrobacter zhangbolii includes the following:
- a CDS encoding RBBP9/YdeN family alpha/beta hydrolase, which codes for MHITMVPGYNGSPPDQWQSRWEAELPNVTRFAPSSWDEPELEDWMAALDRAAGERHGDTVLVAHSLGCLAAAEWLLRNPGGARGVFLVSPPDPAAASFPAPAGTFRNPRLQELPVPALLVASESDPYCALPAAEAMAGAWRVPVICAGELAHINEKSGVGYWEQGRDLLTAFLAGLGERAPLG
- a CDS encoding LLM class flavin-dependent oxidoreductase translates to MKRIGFLSFGHYRNALGSRTPSARDAVLQQIELAVAAEEIGVDGAYMRVHHFAPQFSAPFPTLAAMAARTSKIELGTGVIDMRYMNPLSMAEDAAVADLISGGRLQLGISRGSPEPALRGYESFGYVPGPDSTDADMARQHTEVFRAAIAGAGVAQSDPAMTGTTAPMAIDPLSPGLPERIWWGSGTRATAKWTGEQGMNLMSSTLLTEDTGVPFDQLQAEQIEVYRKAWADAGHQGTPRVSVSRSVIPLVTGEDRHYFGLRAQAEGRDQVGHLDGGLARFGKSYIGEPDVIAAELAADAAVQAADTVLITVPNQLGVDYNAHLLESIVKLVAPDAGWR